ACCGCCGCGCTGCTGCGCGAGCACCCCGACGTCCACCGGTTCACCTCGCTGGTCCCCACCCAGCTGCACCGGATGCTGGAGGACGGGCGCGACGGCGGGCAGGGGACCTCCGACGACACCTGGGCGCTGCGGACCTTCCACACCGTCCTGCTCGGCGGCGGCCCGGTCGACCCGGCGCTGCGGGCCCGGGCGGAGGCGGCCGGCGTGCACGTCGTCGCGACGTACGGCGCGGCCGAGACCGCCGGTGGCTGCGTCTACGACGGCGTCCCGCTCGACGGCGTCGCGGTCGCCCTGGGGCCCGCGGGCCGGATCCGTCTGGCCGGGCCCACGCTCTTCGACGGGTACGACGGCGATCCCGGGCTCACCGCCGAGGTGCTGGTCGACGGCTGGTTCCACACCTCCGACGCCGGCCGCCTCGACGAGGACGGTCGGCTGCAGGTGCTGGGTCGGGTCGACGACGTCGTGGTGACCGGCGGGGTCAACGTGCCCGGGCCGGCGGTGGCCGCCCGGCTGCGCGAGCACCCGGCGCTGGCGTCCGTGGAGGTGCTCGGCGTCCCCGACGAGGAGTGGGGCCGCCGGCTCGTGGCGTTCGTGGTGCCCCGGGACGCCGGTGCGCCGTCGACCCAGGAGCTGCGCGACTGGGTGGCCGCCGAGCGGCCGCGCTCGTGGGCGCCGCGCCAGGTGGTGGAGGTCCCCGAGATCCCGCTGCTGGCCAACGGCAAGCCGGACCGCGTCGCGCTCGGTCGGCTCGTGGAGGGGGCCCCGTGAGCGTCCGGGTGTGGTCGGTGCCGATGACCACGCGCTTCCGCGGGATCACCGTGCGCGAGGGCGTGCTGCTCGAGGGGCCGGGTGGCTGGGGCGAGTGGAGCCCGTTCCTGGAGTACGACCCCGCCGTCGCCGAGCCCTGGCTGCGCTGCGCCGAGGAGGCCGCGGCGGGGGACTGGCCGACGCCGCTGCGCGACCGGGTGCCCGTCAACGTCACGGTCCCCGCTGTCGGGCCCGAGCGGGCGCACGCGATCGTGTCCGCCTCCGGGTGCCGCACCGCCAAGGTGAAGGTCGCCGAGCCCGGGCAGGCCGAGGGTGAGGACGAGGCCCGGCTGGAGGCGGTCCGCGACGCGCTCGGCCCCGACGGGCTCGTCCGCATCGACGTCAACGGCCTGTGGGACGTCGACACCGCGCTGCGCCGGCTCCCGGCGCTCGCGCGTGCCGCCGGTGGGCTGGAGTACGTCGAGCAGCCGGTCGCGCGGGTCGAGGACCTCGCCGTCGTACGCCGTCGCCAGCACGTGCCCGTCGCGGCCGACGAGTCCATCCGCCGGGCGG
This genomic window from Nocardioides marinus contains:
- a CDS encoding AMP-binding protein; the encoded protein is MDLQGSAADAVRALTGWLERDDEEPLVVTTSGSTGRPKRVVLRRAAVLASARATRARLGAEGAWLLTLPPTYVAGAQVVCRSWLAGHRPVLAEDHPTFAEATAALLREHPDVHRFTSLVPTQLHRMLEDGRDGGQGTSDDTWALRTFHTVLLGGGPVDPALRARAEAAGVHVVATYGAAETAGGCVYDGVPLDGVAVALGPAGRIRLAGPTLFDGYDGDPGLTAEVLVDGWFHTSDAGRLDEDGRLQVLGRVDDVVVTGGVNVPGPAVAARLREHPALASVEVLGVPDEEWGRRLVAFVVPRDAGAPSTQELRDWVAAERPRSWAPRQVVEVPEIPLLANGKPDRVALGRLVEGAP
- a CDS encoding o-succinylbenzoate synthase, translated to MSVRVWSVPMTTRFRGITVREGVLLEGPGGWGEWSPFLEYDPAVAEPWLRCAEEAAAGDWPTPLRDRVPVNVTVPAVGPERAHAIVSASGCRTAKVKVAEPGQAEGEDEARLEAVRDALGPDGLVRIDVNGLWDVDTALRRLPALARAAGGLEYVEQPVARVEDLAVVRRRQHVPVAADESIRRAADPYRVRDLEAADVAVLKVQPLGGVRACLRIAEDIGLPVVVSSALETSVGIAAGVALAAALPELSHACGLATVSLLTDDLADEPLLPVDGALPVARPAVDPAALERLRAEPERVAHWEARLAEVRALRQDRSS